One Podarcis raffonei isolate rPodRaf1 chromosome 3, rPodRaf1.pri, whole genome shotgun sequence genomic region harbors:
- the SLC35D3 gene encoding solute carrier family 35 member D3 — protein MQLCRGRALGISVAVAHGVFSGSLNILLKFLITRYHFAFLTLLQCLTSSTAALSLEVLRRRGALDMPPFGFSLARLFAGVTLLSTLQSSLTLWSLRGLSLPMYVVFKRCLPLVTLLIGVLVLKNGIPSVGVLVAVLITTCGAALAGAGDLTGDPIGYLTGVLAVLVHAAYLVLIQKTSADSDYGPLTAQYAIAVSATPFLIILSFASMDAINVWSFPGWKDPAMTCTFIVCVVIGCAMNFTTLHCTYINSAVTTSFVGVVKSIATITVGMVAFSDVEPTKLFIAGVVVNTIGSIIYCVAKYMETRKQSHYEDLEKEMREEEKKECDGEQPPFVMEEISKDTEHGETPVEESANGSDQQSTEEKDSIVGQGNAPIVTDGGNSEAVTNSSLKDAYLGVWRLVRGANYMKKDYLVENEELPSP, from the exons ATGCAGCTGTGCCGGGGCCGCGCGTTGGGCATCTCGGTGGCGGTGGCGCACGGGGTGTTCTCCGGCTCGCTCAACATCCTGCTGAAGTTTCTCATCACCCGCTACCACTTCGCCTTCCTGACGCTGCTGCAGTGCCTGACCAGCTCCACGGCGGCGCTCAGCCTGGAGGTGCTGCGGCGACGGGGCGCCCTGGACATGCCGCCCTTCGGCTTCAGCCTGGCGCGCCTCTTCGCCGGGGTCACGCTGCTCTCCACGCTCCAGTCCAGCCTCACCCTCTGGTCCCTGCGCGGCCTCAGCCTGCCCATGTACGTGGTCTTCAAGCGCTGCCTGCCCCTCGTCACCCTCCTCATCGGCGTCCTGGTGCTCAAGAACGGCATCCCCTCCGTCGGGGTCTTGGTGGCCGTCCTCATCACCACCTGCGGGGCGGCTCTGGCAG GTGCGGGTGACCTGACTGGTGATCCTATTGGGTATCTGACTGGAGTGCTGGCTGTGCTGGTGCACGCAGCCTATTTGGTACTCATTCAAAAGACGAGTGCAGATAGTGACTATGGGCCCCTTACGGCCCAGTATGCCATTGCTGTTTCTGCCACACCTTTTCTCATCATCCTCTCCTTTGCCAGCATGGATGCCATCAATGTCTGGTCCTTCCCAGGATGGAAAGATCCTGCCATGACCTGCACCTTTATTGTGTGTGTCGTGATTGGCTGTGCCATGAATTTTACCACTCTCCACTGCACCTACATCAACTCAGCTGTAACCACCAGTTTCGTTGGGGTCGTGAAGAGCATCGCAACCATCACGGTCGGGATGGTGGCTTTTAGCGACGTGGAGCCTACAAAGCTGTTTATAGCTGGTGTGGTGGTAAATACCATAGGCTCCATCATTTATTGTGTGGCCAAGTACATGGAAACGAGAAAGCAGAGTCATTACGAAGACTTGGAGAAGGAAAtgagggaagaggagaagaaagaatGTGATGGAGAGCAGCCACCTTTTGTAATGGAGGAGATCTCCAAGGACACAGAGCATGGGGAGACACCAGTGGAGGAGTCAGCAAATGGAAGCGACCAGCAAAGCACAGAGGAGAAGGACAGCATAGTGGGACAAGGAAATGCGCCCATTGTCACTGATGGTGGCAACTCTGAAGCAGTCACCAACAGCTCATTAAAGGATGCCTACCTTGGAGTATGGAGGTTGGTTAGGGGGGCTAATTATATGAAGAAAGATTACCTAGTAGAGAATGAGGAGCTACCAAGTCCTTGA